Proteins from a genomic interval of Streptococcus oralis:
- the aroC gene encoding chorismate synthase: MRYLTAGESHGPRLTAIIEGIPAGLPLTAEDINEDLKRRQGGYGRGGRMKIESDQVVFTSGVRHGKTTGAPITMDVINKDHQKWLDIMSAEDIEDRLKSKRKITHPRPGHADLVGGIKYRFDDLRNSLERSSARETTMRVAVGAVAKRLLAELEIEIANHVVVFGGKEIDVPENLTVAEIRQRVAQSEVSIVNQEREQEIKDYIDQIKRDGDTIGGVVETVVGGVPVGLGSYVQWDRKLDARLAQAVVSINAFKGVEFGLGFEAGNRKGSQVMDEILWSKEDGYTRRTNNLGGFEGGMTNGQPIVVRGVMKPIPTLYKPLMSVDIETHEPYKATVERSDPTALPAAGVVMEAVVATVLAQEILEKFSSDNLEELKEAVAKHRDYTKNY; this comes from the coding sequence ATGAGATATTTAACTGCAGGAGAATCACACGGTCCGCGTCTGACGGCAATTATCGAAGGGATTCCAGCTGGCCTTCCTTTGACAGCAGAGGATATCAATGAGGATCTGAAACGCCGTCAGGGTGGCTACGGTCGTGGTGGTCGTATGAAGATTGAGAGTGACCAGGTTGTCTTTACATCGGGCGTTCGCCACGGGAAAACGACAGGGGCTCCCATTACCATGGATGTCATCAATAAGGACCACCAGAAATGGTTGGATATCATGTCTGCAGAAGACATAGAAGACCGCCTCAAAAGCAAGCGGAAAATCACTCATCCTCGTCCAGGTCACGCCGACTTGGTTGGGGGCATCAAGTACCGCTTTGACGATTTGCGAAATTCCTTGGAGCGCTCATCAGCTCGTGAAACAACTATGCGGGTGGCAGTAGGAGCAGTAGCCAAACGCCTTTTGGCTGAACTGGAGATAGAAATCGCCAACCACGTTGTGGTCTTTGGTGGTAAGGAAATTGATGTTCCTGAAAATCTAACAGTCGCTGAGATTAGGCAAAGAGTTGCCCAGTCTGAAGTTTCTATTGTCAACCAAGAACGAGAACAAGAAATCAAGGATTATATTGACCAAATCAAGCGTGACGGTGATACCATCGGTGGGGTTGTTGAGACAGTCGTCGGAGGCGTTCCAGTTGGCCTTGGATCCTATGTTCAATGGGACAGAAAATTAGATGCGCGATTGGCCCAAGCAGTTGTTTCTATCAATGCCTTTAAAGGAGTGGAATTTGGTCTTGGATTTGAAGCTGGTAACCGAAAAGGCAGCCAAGTTATGGATGAAATTCTCTGGTCTAAAGAAGACGGTTATACTCGCCGTACCAATAATCTAGGTGGTTTCGAAGGTGGTATGACCAATGGGCAACCAATTGTTGTTCGAGGTGTCATGAAACCCATTCCCACTCTCTATAAACCATTGATGAGTGTGGATATCGAGACTCACGAACCTTACAAGGCAACTGTGGAGAGAAGTGATCCAACCGCTCTGCCTGCGGCTGGAGTAGTTATGGAAGCCGTTGTAGCAACGGTTCTGGCGCAAGAAATCCTTGAAAAATTCTCATCAGATAATCTTGAAGAATTAAAAGAGGCAGTTGCCAAGCACCGAGACTATACAAAGAACTATTAA